The sequence below is a genomic window from bacterium.
CGTACGTATGCGAGACTTATCCCGGTGCCGTAAAAATGTAACCCCGGCAGCCCAATATCGTATACTTTGCTGCATTCGTCAATCAGGAACAGAATCCATCAGCATGGGTAGGAGAATACAACAACGAATAACACCGGTCCAAGCAACGCTCACATTCGCAGGGGCGACCCTCACCTTTATTGCTCTGCTCTTTCTGTTTCTGCCCGCACTCAAACCAACTCTGGTCGTGCACTCGAGCTCGCACTGGCTTTTCACCGGATTTAGGAGAATGTAATGCCCATCAGAGCCTGCAGGAAAATCCTGACCATGCTGTTGACCCTGTGGATTATAGCCGACGTCGGTGCAGAAGAGAAAGTGCTGCATCTGAAAACAGCGCACACGCCTGTCGTGGTCGACGGGGCGATCGATCCTGTCTGGAGCACAGCAGACTCTACCCACACGTTCTTTCAACTGGAGCCCTACTACGGCCGGCCTCCATCGCATTACACCGTAGCCAAGCTGCTCACCGACCGCAACAGCCTGTACTGCCTCATCCTCTGCCGCGACGAGCGCGAACACATTCAACACAACACTGGTAAACAGGACGAATTCAGCGGCGACATGGTCTCACTGATGCTCGACACCTTTGGCGATCGCCGCAGCGCCTACAAGTTCGCCGTCTATGCCGGCGGCAACCGCGGCGACTGCCGCCTGCTGGACGATGGCCGCGACCGGGATTACAGTTGGGACGGGGTCTGGTTTTCCGCCAGCCGGGTGTATGACTGGGGCTGGGTGGCGGAGATGGAGATCCCCTATCGTTCCATCCAGTACGATGAAACGCTGAACGCCTGGGGCTTGGATTTTGACCGCTGGACCTCCAAAGATCGTGAGGACATCTACTGGAACCGCTACGAGCAAAACGAAGGCCAACGCATTTCCAAATTCGGCCGCATGGTGTTTACGGATTATCATCCCTCGGTCAAGGGCATCAACCTGGAGCTGTATCCGGTGGCACTGAACAAAGCGGAACTGGAACCCGGGGGAAAGTGGCAGACCACCCCCACCGCCGGCATCGATATCTTTTACAATCCCTCGCAGCGGCTCACCTTTCAGCTGACCGCCAATCCCGATTTCGCCCAGATCGAGGCCGATCCCTACGAGTTCAACATCTCCCGCTATGAAACCTATTATGAGGAAAAACGTCCTTTTTTCACCGAGGGCAATGAGGTCTTTATGCCATCCGGCCGCCAACAGAGAGTCGGCTTTTATCAACCGCTGGAACTCTTTTACTCGCGCCGCATCGGTCGCAAGCTGGCGGACGGCAAAGAGGTGCCGCTGTTGGTGGGCAGCAAAGCCTTTGGTCGTTACAACGACTGGGAGTACGGTGGATTTCTCGCCGCCACAGGAGAGAAGGAATATGGCCATAACGATGAAATCGTCACCGAGCCCCAGGCCCTGTTCAGTTCCGCTCGCTTGAAGAAGCAGATCATGGGCAACTCTTCCATCGGACTGTTGTATGTGGGCAGGAATGATGCCCATAGCCAAAACGGCGTGGTCGATATCGACGGCGCCTTTCGGGCTTCGGACTGGCAGCTCGCCTACCAGATCGCCCGATCCTACAAAAACGATCAGGGCGATTATGCCGGTTCCATGGGGTTGTGGATTCCAAAAGAAAAATACATCGGCGGATTGCGTTTGCGCTTTGTGGGCGAAGCCTTCGATGTCCAGCAAGTGGGCTATGTCCCCTGGCAGGGAACCGCCCACCTGGCTGTATTTGGCGGACCACGTTGGTTTTATCAGACCGGTACGGTGCAAGAGATGCATGTGTACTCGGGCGCGCTGTTCAACTATGAAAAGATCGACCGGTACACCGATTACATGGCCGCCCTGGGCTATAACATCAATTTTCGCAAAAATTGGGGGTTCGAGATTTCAGCCTTAAAAGGCAGGTCCCGGGACAACGGCGTCGGATACCAGTCCCATGAGGTGGATCTTGCTTCCTGGTACCACATCTCGCCGAACTGGGAGGGAGAGCTCAACGGCGGTTATGCCCGTTCCTATAATTTCGCCCGTTCGTACCTGGCCTCTTATGGCTGGATGGAAGCGGAGATCAGCTGGTTACCTGCCAAGGTGCTGAATCTCGGCGCCTCCGCGGCATTCATCATTGAGGGCAATCCCCGGGGGAAGGTGGAAGAAATGACCGTCAACACCCGGCCCTATGTCTCCTGGACGCCCATTAACAACCTGAATCTTCGTCTCTATGTCGACAATCTCTCTCTGCGCTCCACCGGCCATGTGGAGCATCTGATCGCAGGTTTTCTCTTCTCCTATAATTTCCGCCCCAAAAGCTGGATCTATTTCGCCCTTAATGAACTGCAGGATCGCAGCGAAGAATTCGACGCCTCCGGACGGCTGCTGCCCCGGCGAATGCACATGATCGACCGAGTCAACGTGATCAAGTTGAAATATTTGTTTTACTTTTAACAATAATACTTGATACGAGTCCTTTGCATTTCGTACCTTTACTGGTCCGGTTCACAACCGTGCACATCGATTCATCAACCTTGCACGCTCCCAACCAGCCGTCCGCTCACGGCCAGGCCAGGAGTCTTGAGATGATATCCAGACGAACGTTCTGCAAGACCGCATCAGTCGGCATCGCCGCCGCCTCTATGGCGTCGGCCGTATCCGGCTGTGAAAAGAAACTGCAACGGCCCAACGTCATCTTGATCATCACCGACGATCAGGGCTATGGCGATCTCGGCGTTAAAGGCAATCCGGTTCTGAAAACTCCGAACCTTGACCGCTTGGCCGGCGAGAGCGTGGAGATGACCAACTATTACGTCAGTCCGGTGTGCGCACCGACCCGTGCCTGTCTGATGACCGGACGCTACAACTATCGCACCCGCGTGATCGACACGTTCCTTGGCCGCGCTATGATGGATCCGGAGGAGACCACCCTGGCGGAACTGCTGCAGGACAACGGCTATGCCACTGCTATTTTCGGCAAGTGGCACGTTGGCGATAATTATCCCATGCGGCCCCAAGAACAGGGATTTGAATGGGCGCTGGTGCACCGCGGGGGCGGCATCGGTCAGCCGTCCGATCCGATCAACGGCGAGAACAAGTACACCGACCCGGTGCTGTGGCTCAATGGCCGCGAGATGCAAATGACCGGCTATTGCACGGACATTTATTTCGACCACGCGATGGAATGGATGGCGGAGGCGCATCAGCAGGGTCGCCCCTTTTTCACCTATCTGGCTCCCAACGCCCCACATGCACCCTATGACGATGTTCCTCGCGAATGGTATGAGGTATATCGCCGAGTCGATCTGTCCA
It includes:
- a CDS encoding carbohydrate binding family 9 domain-containing protein — protein: MLLTLWIIADVGAEEKVLHLKTAHTPVVVDGAIDPVWSTADSTHTFFQLEPYYGRPPSHYTVAKLLTDRNSLYCLILCRDEREHIQHNTGKQDEFSGDMVSLMLDTFGDRRSAYKFAVYAGGNRGDCRLLDDGRDRDYSWDGVWFSASRVYDWGWVAEMEIPYRSIQYDETLNAWGLDFDRWTSKDREDIYWNRYEQNEGQRISKFGRMVFTDYHPSVKGINLELYPVALNKAELEPGGKWQTTPTAGIDIFYNPSQRLTFQLTANPDFAQIEADPYEFNISRYETYYEEKRPFFTEGNEVFMPSGRQQRVGFYQPLELFYSRRIGRKLADGKEVPLLVGSKAFGRYNDWEYGGFLAATGEKEYGHNDEIVTEPQALFSSARLKKQIMGNSSIGLLYVGRNDAHSQNGVVDIDGAFRASDWQLAYQIARSYKNDQGDYAGSMGLWIPKEKYIGGLRLRFVGEAFDVQQVGYVPWQGTAHLAVFGGPRWFYQTGTVQEMHVYSGALFNYEKIDRYTDYMAALGYNINFRKNWGFEISALKGRSRDNGVGYQSHEVDLASWYHISPNWEGELNGGYARSYNFARSYLASYGWMEAEISWLPAKVLNLGASAAFIIEGNPRGKVEEMTVNTRPYVSWTPINNLNLRLYVDNLSLRSTGHVEHLIAGFLFSYNFRPKSWIYFALNELQDRSEEFDASGRLLPRRMHMIDRVNVIKLKYLFYF